One Thioclava electrotropha DNA segment encodes these proteins:
- the rpsC gene encoding 30S ribosomal protein S3, whose product MGQKVNPIGMRLQVNRTWDSRWYADSKDYGDLLLEDIKIREFIHEEAKQAGISRVIIERPHKKCRVTIHAARPGVIIGKKGADIEALRKKLANFTDSELHLNIVEVRKPELDAQLVAESIAQQLERRVSFRRAMKRSVQNAMRMGGLGIRVNVAGRLGGAEIARTEWYREGRVPLHTLRADIDYALSEASTPYGIIGVKVWIFKGEIMEHDPQARDRKHAEAQEGPAPRGPRRDR is encoded by the coding sequence ATGGGTCAGAAGGTTAATCCGATCGGCATGCGCCTCCAGGTCAACCGCACCTGGGATAGCCGCTGGTATGCCGACAGCAAAGACTACGGCGACCTGCTGCTCGAGGACATCAAGATCCGCGAGTTCATCCACGAGGAAGCCAAGCAGGCCGGCATCAGCCGTGTCATCATCGAGCGTCCGCACAAGAAGTGCCGTGTGACCATTCACGCAGCACGTCCGGGCGTCATCATCGGCAAGAAGGGCGCTGACATCGAAGCGCTCCGCAAGAAGCTGGCGAACTTCACCGACAGCGAGCTGCACCTGAACATCGTCGAAGTCCGCAAGCCGGAACTCGATGCGCAGCTCGTCGCCGAGTCGATCGCACAGCAGCTCGAGCGTCGTGTCTCGTTCCGTCGCGCCATGAAGCGCTCGGTGCAGAACGCGATGCGTATGGGTGGTCTTGGTATCCGTGTGAACGTCGCTGGCCGTCTGGGCGGCGCCGAGATCGCACGTACCGAGTGGTATCGCGAAGGTCGCGTTCCGCTGCACACCCTGCGTGCCGATATCGACTATGCGCTGTCCGAAGCGTCGACCCCCTACGGGATCATCGGCGTGAAGGTCTGGATCTTCAAAGGCGAGATCATGGAACATGATCCGCAAGCTCGTGACCGCAAGCACGCTGAAGCCCAAGAGGGCCCGGCACCGCGCGGCCCGCGTCGCGATCGCTGA
- the rplV gene encoding 50S ribosomal protein L22, with protein sequence MGKEKNPRRVAENEAMAKTRMLRTSPQKLNLVAAMIRGKKVDKALSDLTFSKKRIALDVKKCLQSAIANAENNHGLDVDELVVAEAWVGKNLVMKRGRPRARGRFGKIMKPFSEITIKVRQVEEQA encoded by the coding sequence ATGGGTAAGGAAAAGAATCCGCGCCGCGTGGCGGAGAACGAAGCGATGGCGAAGACCCGCATGCTTCGCACCTCGCCGCAGAAACTGAACCTCGTCGCCGCGATGATCCGTGGCAAGAAGGTCGACAAGGCCCTTTCGGACCTGACCTTCTCGAAGAAGCGCATCGCGCTCGACGTGAAGAAGTGCCTTCAGTCGGCAATCGCCAACGCTGAGAACAACCACGGCCTGGACGTGGACGAGCTCGTCGTGGCGGAAGCCTGGGTTGGCAAGAACCTGGTGATGAAGCGTGGCCGTCCGCGGGCACGTGGTCGCTTCGGCAAGATCATGAAGCCGTTCTCGGAAATCACCATCAAGGTGCGTCAGGTTGAGGAGCAAGCGTAA
- the rpsS gene encoding 30S ribosomal protein S19 produces MSRSVWKGPFVDAYLLKKAEKARESGKGDVIKIWSRRSTILPQFVGLTFGVYNGHKHIPVNVTEEMIGQKFGEYSPTRTYYGHAADKKAKRK; encoded by the coding sequence ATGTCTCGTTCTGTTTGGAAAGGCCCCTTCGTTGATGCCTACCTGCTGAAAAAAGCAGAGAAGGCTCGCGAGTCGGGCAAAGGCGACGTCATCAAGATCTGGTCGCGTCGCTCCACCATCCTGCCGCAATTCGTTGGTCTGACCTTTGGGGTCTACAACGGCCACAAGCACATCCCGGTGAACGTCACCGAGGAAATGATCGGTCAGAAGTTCGGTGAATATTCGCCGACCCGCACCTATTACGGGCATGCGGCCGACAAAAAAGCCAAGAGGAAGTAA
- the rplB gene encoding 50S ribosomal protein L2, which translates to MALKSYKPTTPGQRGLVLIDRSELWKGRPVKALTQGLTKSGGRNNTGRITMWHKGGGAKRLYRIVDFKRRKFDVQGTVERIEYDPNRTAFIALINYEDGEQAYILAPQRLAVGDKVVSGSRHDVKPGNAMPFSGMPIGTIVHNVELKPGKGGQIARAAGTYAQFVGRDGGYAQLRLSSGELRLVRQECMATIGAVSNADHSNQNLGKAGRKRHMGVRPTVRGVAMNPIDHPHGGGEGRTSGGRHPVTPWGKPTKGKRTRVNKKTDQYILRSRHAKKKGR; encoded by the coding sequence ATGGCACTCAAGTCGTATAAGCCGACGACGCCGGGCCAGCGTGGGCTGGTTCTGATCGACCGTTCGGAGCTTTGGAAAGGCCGTCCGGTCAAAGCCCTCACGCAGGGTTTGACCAAGTCGGGTGGCCGGAACAACACCGGGCGGATCACGATGTGGCACAAGGGTGGTGGCGCGAAGCGTCTCTACCGCATCGTCGATTTCAAGCGTCGCAAGTTCGATGTTCAAGGCACCGTCGAGCGGATCGAATACGATCCGAACCGGACCGCCTTCATCGCGCTGATCAACTATGAAGATGGTGAGCAGGCCTACATCCTCGCACCCCAGCGTCTCGCTGTCGGTGACAAGGTCGTTTCGGGCTCGCGTCACGACGTCAAGCCGGGCAACGCGATGCCGTTCTCGGGCATGCCGATCGGTACCATCGTCCACAACGTCGAACTGAAGCCCGGCAAGGGTGGCCAGATCGCACGCGCCGCGGGCACCTACGCCCAATTCGTCGGCCGTGACGGTGGCTACGCTCAGCTGCGTCTTTCGTCGGGCGAACTGCGCCTCGTGCGTCAGGAATGCATGGCGACCATCGGTGCCGTGTCGAACGCCGACCACTCGAACCAGAACCTCGGTAAAGCCGGTCGTAAGCGCCACATGGGCGTCCGTCCGACCGTCCGCGGTGTCGCGATGAACCCGATCGACCACCCGCACGGTGGTGGTGAAGGTCGTACCTCGGGTGGCCGTCATCCGGTTACGCCGTGGGGCAAGCCCACCAAGGGCAAGCGCACGCGCGTCAACAAGAAGACGGACCAGTATATCCTGCGTTCGCGTCACGCGAAGAAGAAGGGTCGCTAA
- a CDS encoding SH3 domain-containing protein has protein sequence MRPTRAILLAAALCAAATLATPTLADAWRGTYEVAGVKGEDMLKLRAGPGTGYKVILGLPNGALVHVRSCERSGNTRWCNVSLDVARNLRGYVSESYLREK, from the coding sequence ATGCGTCCAACCCGAGCAATCCTCCTTGCAGCCGCGCTTTGCGCGGCAGCGACCCTCGCCACCCCCACCCTCGCCGACGCATGGCGCGGCACCTATGAGGTCGCCGGGGTGAAAGGCGAGGACATGCTGAAACTGCGCGCAGGCCCCGGCACCGGCTACAAGGTGATCCTGGGGCTTCCGAACGGCGCGCTCGTCCATGTGCGCAGCTGCGAGCGCAGCGGCAATACCCGCTGGTGCAACGTCTCGCTCGACGTCGCCCGCAACCTGCGCGGCTATGTCTCGGAGAGCTACCTGCGCGAGAAGTGA
- a CDS encoding 50S ribosomal protein L23 codes for MSAKPEHYDVIVKPIITEKATMASENGAVVFEVAKDASKPQIKEAVETLFGVKVKAVNTTITKGKTKRFRGTPGRRSDFKKAYVTLEEGNTIDVTTGL; via the coding sequence ATGAGCGCGAAACCCGAACATTACGACGTGATCGTCAAGCCGATCATCACCGAAAAGGCCACCATGGCCTCGGAGAACGGCGCTGTTGTTTTCGAAGTTGCTAAAGACGCTTCGAAGCCGCAGATCAAAGAAGCTGTTGAGACTCTCTTCGGCGTCAAGGTGAAGGCGGTCAACACCACCATCACCAAAGGCAAGACCAAGCGCTTCCGGGGCACCCCCGGCCGTCGCTCGGACTTCAAGAAAGCCTACGTGACGCTGGAAGAAGGCAACACGATCGACGTCACCACCGGTCTGTAA
- the rplD gene encoding 50S ribosomal protein L4, translated as MKLDVIKLDAGKAGSIDLADEIFGLEPRADILHRVVRWQRAKAQQGTHSVLTRSEVSYSTKKIYRQKGTGGARHGSRKAPIFRKGGVYKGPTPRSHAHDLPKKFRALGLKHALSSKAAAGKLIVLEDAQLAEAKTKLLAKAAKELGWKKVLVIDGAEVNENFAQAARNIDGIDVLPSMGANVYDILKRDTLVLTKAGVEALEARLK; from the coding sequence ATGAAACTCGATGTGATCAAGCTCGACGCCGGCAAAGCCGGTTCGATCGACCTCGCCGACGAGATCTTCGGGCTCGAGCCGCGTGCGGACATCCTGCATCGCGTCGTGCGCTGGCAGCGCGCGAAGGCTCAGCAGGGCACCCACTCGGTTCTCACCCGCTCGGAGGTCAGCTACTCGACCAAGAAGATCTACCGTCAGAAGGGCACCGGTGGCGCACGTCACGGCTCCCGCAAGGCGCCGATCTTCCGCAAGGGTGGTGTCTACAAGGGCCCGACCCCGCGCAGCCACGCTCATGACCTGCCCAAGAAGTTCCGGGCTCTGGGTCTGAAGCACGCGCTGTCGTCGAAAGCCGCCGCTGGCAAACTGATCGTCCTGGAGGACGCGCAGCTCGCCGAAGCCAAGACCAAGCTGCTGGCGAAAGCCGCCAAGGAGCTGGGCTGGAAAAAGGTGCTGGTGATCGACGGGGCCGAGGTGAACGAGAACTTCGCCCAAGCCGCGCGCAACATCGACGGCATCGATGTGCTGCCTTCGATGGGCGCCAACGTGTATGACATCCTCAAGCGTGACACGCTCGTGCTCACGAAGGCGGGTGTCGAAGCTCTGGAGGCTCGTCTGAAATGA
- the rplC gene encoding 50S ribosomal protein L3 codes for MLRTGVIAKKLGMTRLFLEDGKQVPVTVLQLDKLQVVAQRTSELDGYTAVQLGAGEAKAKRTTAALRGHFAKANVAPKRKVAEFRVAEENLIEVGEEITANHYFEGQFVDIAGTSIGKGFAGAMKRHNFGGLRATHGVSISHRSHGSTGQCQDPGKVFKGKKMAGHLGAVRVTTQNLQVVKTDADRGLIMVKGSVPGAKGGWVTVKDAVKKPLSENIIYPAALKSAAEAAAKAAEEAAAAAAAEAEAEAQRLAEEQAAQEAAALKEAEESIEADKGEDGGEAPEGDKQ; via the coding sequence ATGCTGCGGACTGGTGTTATCGCCAAGAAGCTGGGCATGACCCGGCTCTTCCTTGAGGACGGCAAGCAGGTTCCTGTGACCGTTCTCCAACTCGACAAGCTTCAGGTGGTGGCTCAGCGCACTTCCGAACTCGACGGCTACACCGCCGTTCAGCTCGGCGCTGGTGAAGCCAAGGCCAAGCGTACGACCGCCGCTCTGCGTGGTCACTTCGCGAAAGCCAATGTCGCCCCGAAGCGCAAAGTCGCGGAATTCCGCGTCGCTGAAGAAAACCTGATCGAAGTGGGCGAGGAAATCACCGCGAACCACTATTTCGAAGGTCAGTTCGTGGATATCGCGGGCACCTCGATCGGTAAGGGTTTCGCCGGTGCTATGAAGCGTCACAACTTCGGCGGTCTGCGCGCCACGCACGGTGTGTCGATCTCGCACCGCTCGCACGGTTCGACCGGTCAGTGTCAGGACCCGGGCAAAGTGTTCAAGGGCAAGAAGATGGCAGGTCACCTCGGTGCCGTGCGCGTCACGACCCAGAACCTTCAGGTCGTCAAGACCGATGCCGACCGTGGCCTGATCATGGTCAAGGGTTCGGTGCCGGGCGCCAAAGGTGGCTGGGTGACGGTCAAGGATGCGGTCAAGAAGCCGCTCTCCGAGAACATCATCTACCCCGCCGCGCTGAAGTCGGCTGCCGAAGCCGCTGCGAAAGCTGCTGAAGAAGCCGCTGCCGCTGCTGCTGCCGAGGCTGAAGCCGAAGCTCAGCGTCTCGCCGAGGAGCAGGCCGCTCAGGAAGCTGCTGCGCTGAAGGAAGCTGAAGAGTCGATCGAAGCCGACAAAGGCGAAGACGGCGGCGAAGCGCCCGAAGGAGACAAGCAATGA
- the rpsJ gene encoding 30S ribosomal protein S10, which yields MTGQNIRIRLKAFDYRVLDASTQEIVNTAKRTGAQVRGPIPLPNKIEKFTVLRGPHIDKKSRDQWEIRTHKRLLDIVDPTPQTVDALMKLDLAAGVDVEIKV from the coding sequence ATGACCGGCCAAAATATCCGCATCCGGCTCAAGGCGTTCGATTACCGCGTGCTGGACGCCAGCACCCAGGAAATCGTGAACACCGCGAAGCGCACGGGTGCTCAGGTTCGCGGGCCCATCCCGCTCCCGAACAAGATCGAGAAATTCACGGTTCTGCGTGGTCCGCACATCGACAAGAAGTCGCGCGACCAGTGGGAAATCCGGACGCACAAGCGTCTTCTCGACATCGTCGATCCGACCCCCCAGACCGTGGACGCGCTGATGAAGCTCGACCTCGCAGCGGGCGTCGACGTCGAGATCAAGGTGTAA
- the tuf gene encoding elongation factor Tu has protein sequence MAKEKFERNKPHVNIGTIGHVDHGKTTLTAAITKYFGDFRAYDQIDGAPEEKARGITISTAHVEYETESRHYAHVDCPGHADYVKNMITGAAQMDGAILVVNAADGPMPQTREHILLGRQVGIPAMVVYLNKVDQVDDEELLELVEMEVRELLSSYDFPGDDIPIIKGSALAAMEGRDPEIGENSIRALMEAVDSYIPTPERAVDQPFLMPIEDVFSISGRGTVVTGRVERGVINVGDELEIVGIRDTSKTTCTGVEMFRKLLDRGEAGDNIGALLRGVDRDGVERGQVLCKPGSVKPHTKFEAEAYILTKEEGGRHTPFFANYRPQFYFRTTDVTGTVTLPEGTEMVMPGDNLKFEVELIAPIAMEDGLRFAIREGGRTVGAGVVSKIIA, from the coding sequence ATGGCAAAGGAAAAGTTTGAACGTAACAAACCGCACGTCAACATCGGCACGATTGGCCACGTTGACCACGGCAAGACGACGCTGACGGCTGCGATCACGAAGTATTTCGGTGATTTCCGCGCGTATGACCAGATCGACGGCGCGCCGGAAGAGAAAGCCCGCGGCATCACGATCTCGACCGCGCACGTGGAGTACGAGACCGAGTCGCGTCACTACGCGCACGTCGACTGCCCCGGCCACGCCGACTACGTGAAGAACATGATCACGGGTGCAGCGCAGATGGACGGCGCGATCCTGGTTGTGAACGCAGCTGACGGCCCGATGCCGCAGACCCGCGAGCACATCCTGCTCGGCCGTCAGGTCGGCATCCCGGCGATGGTCGTGTACCTGAACAAGGTTGACCAGGTCGACGACGAAGAGCTGCTCGAGCTCGTGGAAATGGAAGTTCGCGAACTTCTGTCGTCCTACGACTTCCCCGGCGACGATATCCCGATCATCAAGGGTTCGGCTCTGGCCGCGATGGAAGGCCGTGATCCGGAAATCGGCGAGAACTCGATCCGCGCGCTGATGGAAGCTGTCGACAGCTACATCCCGACGCCGGAGCGCGCCGTGGATCAGCCCTTCCTGATGCCGATCGAAGACGTGTTCTCGATCTCGGGCCGTGGTACGGTTGTGACCGGCCGCGTCGAGCGTGGCGTGATCAACGTCGGCGACGAACTGGAAATCGTGGGTATCCGCGACACCTCGAAGACGACCTGCACGGGCGTCGAGATGTTCCGCAAGCTGCTGGACCGTGGTGAAGCTGGCGACAACATCGGCGCGCTGCTGCGCGGTGTGGACCGTGACGGCGTTGAGCGTGGTCAGGTTCTGTGTAAGCCGGGTTCGGTTAAGCCGCACACGAAGTTCGAGGCAGAAGCCTACATCCTCACCAAAGAGGAAGGTGGCCGTCACACCCCGTTCTTCGCGAACTACCGTCCGCAGTTCTACTTCCGCACGACGGACGTGACCGGCACCGTGACCCTTCCCGAGGGCACCGAGATGGTGATGCCGGGCGACAACCTGAAGTTCGAAGTCGAACTGATCGCTCCGATCGCGATGGAAGACGGTCTGCGCTTCGCAATCCGCGAAGGTGGCCGCACCGTCGGCGCCGGCGTCGTCTCCAAAATCATCGCGTGA
- the fusA gene encoding elongation factor G, with the protein MAREYPLKRYRNFGIMAHIDAGKTTTTERILFYTGKSHKIGEVHDGAATMDWMEQEAERGITITSAATTTFWQWQEDPTAEGTDDTKFRMNIIDTPGHVDFTIEVERSLAVLDGAVALLDGNAGVEPQTETVWRQADRYKVPRLVFVNKMDKIGADFFNCVKMIKDRTGATPVPVNFPIGAEDQLEGIVDLVTMEEWVWKGEDLGAAWVRQPIRDDLKATADEWRSHLIENAVEQDDDAMMAYLEGEEPDIATLRSLIRKGTLSLSFVPVLGGSAFKNKGVQPLLNAVVDFLPSPLDVPAYMGFSPDDETETRNIARHADDEEPLSGLAFKIMNDPFVGSLTFTRLYSGTMKKGDSILNATKGRKERIGRMMMMHSNNRTEIEEAYAGDIIALAGLKETTTGDTLCDPNNQVVLETMTFPDPVIEIAVEPKSKADQEKMGLALQRLAAEDPSFRVETDIESGQTIMKGMGELHLDILVDRMKREFKVEANIGAPQVAYRETISHATEIDYTHKKQTGGTGQFARVKLEITPTEPGEGYSFESRIVGGAVPKEYIPGVEKGIKSVMDSGPLAGFPVIDFKVALVDGAFHDVDSSVLAFEIASRAAMREGLRKAGAKLLEPMMKVEVVTPEEYTGGIIGDLTSRRGQVQGQDTRGNAVVVNAFVPLANMFGYINNLRSMSSGRAVFTMLFSHYEAVPQNISDEIQKKYA; encoded by the coding sequence ATGGCTCGCGAATATCCCCTAAAGCGTTATCGCAACTTCGGGATCATGGCGCATATCGACGCTGGTAAAACCACGACGACCGAGCGCATCCTGTTCTACACCGGCAAGTCGCACAAGATCGGCGAAGTGCACGACGGTGCTGCTACCATGGACTGGATGGAGCAAGAGGCCGAGCGCGGCATCACCATCACCTCGGCAGCAACGACGACTTTCTGGCAGTGGCAGGAAGATCCGACCGCCGAAGGTACGGATGATACCAAGTTCCGTATGAACATCATCGACACCCCCGGCCACGTCGACTTCACCATCGAGGTGGAGCGTTCGCTGGCCGTGCTCGACGGCGCTGTTGCGCTGCTCGACGGGAACGCCGGTGTTGAGCCGCAGACCGAGACCGTGTGGCGTCAGGCTGACCGCTACAAGGTTCCGCGCCTCGTCTTCGTCAACAAGATGGACAAGATCGGCGCGGACTTCTTCAACTGCGTGAAGATGATCAAAGACCGCACCGGTGCGACCCCGGTTCCGGTGAACTTCCCGATCGGTGCCGAAGATCAACTCGAAGGCATCGTCGACCTGGTCACCATGGAAGAGTGGGTCTGGAAAGGCGAAGATTTGGGCGCTGCCTGGGTTCGTCAGCCGATCCGTGACGATCTGAAAGCGACTGCGGACGAATGGCGTTCGCACCTCATCGAGAACGCCGTCGAGCAAGACGACGACGCGATGATGGCCTATCTCGAAGGCGAAGAGCCCGATATCGCAACGCTGCGCAGCCTGATCCGTAAGGGCACGCTGTCGCTGTCCTTCGTTCCGGTTCTGGGTGGTTCGGCCTTCAAGAACAAGGGTGTCCAGCCGCTGCTCAACGCCGTGGTCGACTTCCTGCCCTCGCCGCTCGACGTGCCCGCCTACATGGGCTTCTCGCCGGACGACGAGACGGAAACCCGGAACATCGCGCGTCACGCCGATGACGAAGAGCCGCTCTCGGGTCTCGCCTTCAAGATCATGAACGACCCCTTCGTGGGCTCGCTCACCTTCACGCGCCTCTACTCGGGCACGATGAAGAAGGGCGACTCGATCCTGAACGCGACCAAAGGTCGTAAAGAGCGCATCGGTCGTATGATGATGATGCACTCGAACAACCGGACCGAGATCGAAGAAGCATATGCAGGCGACATCATCGCGCTGGCCGGTCTGAAAGAGACCACCACCGGTGACACGCTGTGCGACCCGAACAACCAGGTCGTTCTCGAAACGATGACCTTCCCTGATCCGGTGATCGAAATCGCCGTGGAGCCGAAGTCGAAAGCCGACCAGGAGAAGATGGGCCTCGCCCTTCAGCGCCTGGCAGCCGAAGACCCGTCCTTCCGCGTCGAGACCGATATCGAGTCGGGTCAGACCATCATGAAGGGCATGGGCGAACTTCACCTCGACATCCTGGTCGACCGCATGAAGCGCGAGTTCAAGGTTGAGGCGAATATCGGTGCTCCGCAGGTGGCCTATCGCGAGACGATCAGCCACGCGACCGAGATCGACTACACGCACAAGAAGCAGACCGGCGGTACCGGTCAGTTCGCGCGCGTCAAGCTCGAGATCACGCCGACCGAGCCGGGCGAAGGTTATTCGTTCGAGAGCCGCATCGTTGGTGGTGCTGTTCCGAAGGAATACATCCCGGGCGTCGAAAAGGGCATCAAGTCGGTCATGGACTCCGGTCCGCTGGCAGGCTTCCCGGTGATCGACTTCAAGGTTGCGCTGGTTGACGGTGCTTTCCACGACGTCGACTCCTCGGTGCTCGCCTTCGAAATCGCTTCGCGTGCCGCGATGCGTGAAGGTCTGCGCAAGGCTGGCGCGAAGCTGCTCGAGCCGATGATGAAAGTCGAAGTGGTGACCCCGGAAGAATATACCGGTGGCATCATTGGCGACCTGACCTCGCGTCGGGGCCAGGTGCAAGGTCAGGACACCCGCGGTAACGCGGTCGTCGTGAACGCCTTCGTGCCGCTCGCCAACATGTTCGGCTACATCAACAACCTGCGTTCGATGTCCTCGGGCCGTGCGGTCTTCACGATGCTCTTCAGCCATTACGAAGCCGTGCCGCAGAACATCTCGGACGAGATCCAGAAGAAATACGCGTAA
- the rpsG gene encoding 30S ribosomal protein S7, giving the protein MSRRHAAEKREVLPDAKYGDRVLTKFMNNLMIDGKKSAAEKIVYNALNRVEGKLKREPIEVFHEALDNVKPSVEVRSRRVGGATYQVPVEVRPTRREALAIRWLIAAAKSRNENTMEERLAGELLDAVNSRGSAVKKREDTHKMADANKAFSHYRW; this is encoded by the coding sequence ATGTCTCGTCGTCACGCCGCTGAAAAGCGCGAAGTCCTGCCCGACGCCAAATATGGCGATCGCGTGCTGACCAAATTCATGAACAACCTGATGATCGACGGCAAGAAGTCCGCCGCCGAGAAAATCGTCTACAACGCGCTCAACCGCGTTGAGGGCAAGCTCAAGCGTGAGCCCATCGAGGTGTTCCACGAAGCCCTCGACAACGTGAAGCCTTCGGTCGAAGTGCGTTCGCGTCGTGTGGGTGGTGCCACCTACCAGGTTCCGGTCGAAGTGCGCCCGACCCGCCGCGAAGCGCTGGCTATCCGCTGGCTCATCGCTGCCGCCAAGTCCCGCAACGAGAACACCATGGAAGAGCGCCTCGCTGGCGAGCTTCTGGATGCGGTGAACTCGCGTGGTTCCGCGGTCAAGAAGCGCGAAGACACCCACAAGATGGCCGACGCGAACAAAGCGTTCAGCCATTATCGCTGGTAA
- the rpsL gene encoding 30S ribosomal protein S12: MPTIQQLIRKPRQPKVKRSKSQHLQECPQKRGVCTRVYTTTPKKPNSAMRKVAKVRLTNGFEVISYIPGEKHNLQEHSVVLIRGGRVKDLPGVRYHILRGVLDTQGVKDRRQRRSKYGAKRPK; encoded by the coding sequence ATGCCGACGATCCAACAGCTGATCCGCAAACCGCGGCAGCCCAAGGTGAAGCGCTCTAAGTCGCAACACCTCCAAGAGTGCCCGCAAAAGCGTGGCGTTTGCACGCGCGTCTACACGACGACGCCGAAGAAACCGAACTCCGCTATGCGTAAGGTCGCCAAGGTGCGCCTGACGAATGGCTTCGAGGTCATTTCCTACATCCCGGGCGAAAAGCACAACCTCCAGGAGCACTCCGTTGTGCTCATCCGTGGCGGCCGTGTGAAAGACCTTCCGGGCGTTCGTTACCACATCCTGCGCGGTGTGCTCGATACGCAAGGTGTTAAAGACCGTCGTCAACGCCGTTCGAAATACGGCGCGAAGCGTCCGAAGTAA
- a CDS encoding phosphatase PAP2 family protein: MSVPKIDMIFAGRLLLAAWIGGFLLFRFVPELDLGVAGLFYRAGEGFSVITNPLWEWLRQRIWDVSIVLFLVSLVAWPWAGLRHRTVLRLPARIWAFVCLLYLLGPIVVVNGVLKANSGRARPADVDLFGGAHHFSLAGTFTDQCSRNCSFVSGEVAAAVALGLLIWLGAELSRLRLPRWGLLYLRAIGVFVAVFIIVQRVGTGRHFLSDTYFAGLVSLTVAWLLWGILFAGWGAQLLARTRRES, from the coding sequence GTGTCCGTTCCGAAAATTGACATGATATTCGCGGGCCGCCTGTTGCTGGCGGCGTGGATCGGGGGCTTTCTGCTGTTCCGCTTCGTGCCGGAACTCGATCTCGGCGTCGCCGGGCTGTTCTACCGGGCAGGGGAGGGGTTCTCGGTGATCACCAATCCGCTCTGGGAGTGGCTGCGCCAGCGGATCTGGGATGTCTCGATCGTGCTGTTCCTCGTCTCGCTCGTGGCCTGGCCCTGGGCGGGGCTGCGCCATCGCACGGTGCTGCGCCTGCCGGCGCGGATCTGGGCCTTCGTCTGCCTGCTCTACCTGCTCGGCCCGATCGTGGTGGTGAACGGGGTCCTCAAGGCCAATTCGGGACGCGCGCGCCCGGCCGATGTCGATCTCTTCGGCGGCGCGCATCATTTCAGTCTTGCGGGCACCTTCACCGATCAATGCTCGCGGAACTGCTCGTTCGTATCGGGCGAGGTGGCGGCGGCGGTGGCGCTGGGGCTGCTGATCTGGCTCGGCGCGGAGCTGTCGCGGCTACGCCTCCCGCGCTGGGGATTGCTCTATCTGCGGGCCATCGGCGTCTTCGTCGCGGTCTTCATCATCGTGCAGCGGGTCGGCACCGGGCGGCACTTCCTGTCGGATACCTATTTCGCCGGGCTGGTGAGCCTTACGGTGGCCTGGCTGCTCTGGGGGATCCTCTTTGCGGGGTGGGGCGCGCAGCTCCTCGCACGGACCCGCCGCGAGAGTTGA